The Gemmatimonadaceae bacterium region ATTCACCGCCGGCGCGTGGAACCTCATGGTGCACGGCGCCGCCTTCGGCCAGTACGATGTCCAGCACGGTCCGCGTGGCGGCCGCCAACTGGGCAGCCTGAGTTGGGGCATGCTCATGGCCAGCCGCGCGGCCGCCGGCGGGCAGCTCACGCTGCGCGGCATGTTCAGTCTCGATCCGCTCGGCGTGGGAGCCTGCGGATATCCGCTCCTGCTGCAGACGGGCGAGACCTGCCACGGACAGCCGCTGGTTGATCGCCAGCACCCCCACGATGCGGTCATGGAACTCGACGCCGAGTACGAGCGCGCCATCAGCCGGACGGTCGGCATCCTCGCCTACGCGGCGCCGGTGGGCGAGCCGGCGCTCGGACCGGTGGCATTCATGCACCGCGCCTCGGCGGCGCACGATCCGATGGCGCCGCTCGGGCACCATTGGCAGGACGCCACCCACGTGACGTTCGGCGTGGTCACCGCCGGCGTGTTCACGCGCACGCTGCGGCTCGAGGGCTCGGTGTTCAACGGACACGAGCCGGATGAGAATCGCTGGAACTTCGATCCCATCCAATTGAACTCGTATTCGGCGCGCGCCACGTACGACCCCGGCCCCAACTGGAGCCTCACCACGGGCTACGGTTTCATCAGCCGTCCCGAGGCGCTCCACCCCGGCGAGTCGGTGCACCGCCTCGTCGCCTCGGCCGCGTTCGCAACGGCGCTCGGCGGCGGCGGCCGATTCGCCGCCACCGCCATCGTCGGCTCCAACGCCACCAGCGGCGGCCAGGGCGTGACCAACAGCGCGCTGGTCGAGGCGGACTTCTCGCCCGACGGGCGCAATGCGTTCTTCGGCCGCGCCGAACTGGTCGACAAGACCGCGGAGGAGCTGGGCGTCGCCGGATTCGGCGCGGCGCGGAAGTTCCGCGTGGCCGAATCGAGCCTGGGGTTCGAACGGCGCGTGATCCGCGCCGCCGGTCTCGCCATCGGCGTCGGATTCCTCGGCACGGCCAACGCCGTGCCCGCCGACCTGGCGGGAGCGTACGGATCGCGCACACCGCTCGCGATCGATGTATACCTCCGCGTCACGCCGGCGCGCGCGCCCGCAGGAGCCACGATGGACATGAACATGCCGGCCATGGGACAGAGCAACGAAGAGGTCCGCCAATGACCATGGCGCGCCGACGCACCCGAGTGGGCGCGAGCGTGGCCATCGCCACGCTCGCCATGCTCATGTCCGCCGCTCCCCTGTTCGCGCACGCGCATCTCAGGCGCAGCACCCCGCGCGCCGGCGCCTCGCTCGCCGCGCCTCCCACGGTCATCGATCTCTGGTTCACCGAAGCCCCCGAGTTGGCGCTGTCCGGCGTGACGTTGAGCGACAGCGCGGGCACGCCCGTCGCCCTCGGCGCCCTCGGTGCCGACCCCCACGACCGGCTCGCCGTGCACGTGCCCATCATCGGCGCCATGCCCGCCGGCCGCTACACCGTCCGATGGCACGCCGTGGCCAGCGACGGCCATCCGTCCGGCGGATCATTCACGTTCGCCATCGCGCAGCCGGCGCCGGCAGGTGTCGGCCGCATGTCCCCCACCCCGTCCGACATGGCGGGTATGGTGCGCGCACCTGCCACCGCGGCGCCTCCGGCCGACGCCGGTGTGCTGGCGCCCGCTGATGTGGCCGTGCGCTGGCTGTGGTTCACGGCAACGCTGGTCGTGATCGGCGTCATCATGTTCCGTCTGGCCGTGCTCGACGGCGCGCGCGTCGGCGCCGAATCCACCGCCCGCATCGCCCAGCGCCTGGCCGTGCTCGGCGCCCTGGCGGCCGCGGCGCTGCTCGCGGTGGCGTGGCTGCGCCTCGCGCAACAGCAGGACCTGCTCGCCGGCGACGGCGCCGGCGCCATCCCCACGCTCAACACCGTCGTCCGGCACACGGCGTGGGGACGGGCATGGTTGCTTGGCCTGGCGAGCGCCACCGGCGCGCTGCTCGCGCTCGGATTCGCCGCGCGGCGCGATACGCGTCCTGCATGGGCCGCCGCCCTCGTGGCCGGCGTGGGCCTGGCGCTGGCGCCGGCATTCGGCGGCCACGCAGCGGCATCGGCGCAGTTCACGATCGCCGCCGTTGCCGACGACGCGGTGCACGTGTTCGCCGCGGCGAGTTGGCTGGGCGGATTGTGCTGCCTGGCCGTGGTCGCGATGCCGGTGCTCGTCCACTCACCCGCCGCCGATCGTTGGACGACCGTGGCGTCCACGGTCAACGCGTTCTCACCGGTGGCCCTGGGGGGCGCGGTGCTGGTGGCGCTGAGCGGCGGCGTCTCGGCGTGGCTCCGCGTGCGTACCGTGCACGCGCTGTTCACGTCGCGTTATGGGCACGTGCTCGAACTCAAGCTCGCGTTGGTGCTGCTCACCGTGGGCGTGGGCGCGTACAACTGGCGGCGCGCCCGCCCCGCCCTCGGCACCGAGGCGGCCACCGCGCGCCTGCGCCGTTCGGCCGCCACCGAATTGGCGCTCGCGCTCGCCGTCCTCGTCGTCACCGCCGTGCTGGTCGCGATGGATCTTCCCGCGTCGTAGCGCCCGATCAGGCCGCCCGTCGCGGCCCCGGCGCCACGAGCACGATCCCCACCGCCGCCGCGAGCGCCAGGCTCGCGCCGAGCGTGAACGCCGCGCCGGGTCCCACGCGGTCCCAGATCTCGCCGAAGATCAGCGATGCCGGCAGCGCTCCCAGGCCCACGGCCAGGTTGTACCACCCGAACGCCGTGCCGCGCCGTTCCGCCGGCACCACGTCCGACACCAGCGCGCGTTCGGCGCCCTCGGAGAATCCGAAGTACAGCCCGTACACCGCGAACAGCGCCCACGCGTGCCACTGCTGCGACGCGTGGGCGAACGAGAAGTACACCGCGGCGTAGAACAGCCATCCGATCACCAACGTCGGCTTGCGCCCGATCCGGTCCGACAGCGCGCCCCCCGGCGTGTTGGTCACCGTCTTCACGCCGTTGAGCAGCGCCCAGATGATCGGCATGAGCGCGATCGGCACGCCGAGCTGCCGCGCGCGCAGCAGCAGAAAGGCATCGGTGGAGTTGCCGAGCGTGAACACGAAGATCACCGCCATGAACGCCCAGAACCGCCCGCCCATCGGCTGCGACAGGTCGAGGGGCGTGCCGCTCGGCGCCACCCGCTTGGGCACCTCGCGCACTCCCCAGATCACCACGCCCACGGCAATCGCGCCCGGCACGAGCGCCAGCCAGAACACGTGGCGCATCGTGAGCCCCTCCCACTGCAGCAGCCCGAAGGCCACGAGCGGCCCCACCATCGCGCCGGCGTTGTCCCACGCGCGCTGGAATCCGAACGCCCGCCCGCGAATCGACGGATCCACCGAGTCGGCGATGAGCGCGTCGCGCGGCGAGTTGCGCAGTCCCTTGCCCACGCGGTCGCCCACGCGGATGGCCAGCACCTGCGTGGCCGACTGCGCGATCGCGATCAACGGCCGCGTGATCGACGCGATCACGTAGCCCACGAGCACGAACGGCTTGCGCGCGCGCACGCGGTCGGACCACCACCCGCTGGCCAGCTTGAGCAGCGCCGAGATGGATTCCGCCGTGCCTTCGATGGCGCCCACGAACGCCGCGCTCGCGCCCAGCGTCATCGTGAGGAACAGCGGCAGGAGCGGATAGATCATCTCGCTCGACACGTCGGTGAAGAAGCTCACGAGGCCGAGCGCCACGACGTTGCGGCCCAGGCGGCGGGGCGATTCGGGGGCGGGAGGCATGGCGGGCTCGGTCATGGGCGTTCGGGGAATCTACCTCTTGCCAAACGGCCGCGACGCCCCGCTGTTTTTAGGCACATGCCCCGTTCCTCCAATCGCCACGCCCAGACCTTCGCCGCCCTCGCCCCGCTGCGCGAGCGCCTGGCCGCGCGCGACGACGACGTCATGCGCACGCAGGTGACCGTGGCCGAAGTGCCCGCGCCCACCGGCGACGAGGGCGCCCGCGCCGCCTGGCTGCGCGACCGTTTTGCCGCGCTGGGGCTGGCCGGCGTGCGCATCGACGAAGCGGGCAACGTGATCGGGCGGCGCCCCGGCCGGCGCGACGACCGGCCGGTGGTGGTCTGCGCGCATCTCGACACGGTCTTTCCGCGCGAGACGGTGCTCACCGTGCGCCGCGAGGGCCGGCGGTTCTTCGGACCCGGCATCACCGACAACGGGCGCGGCCTCGCCGCGATGCTCGCCATCGCCGAATGCCTCGACCCGCGCCACATCCCGCTCGAACACCCGGTGGAGTTCCTCGGCAGCACGGGCGAGGAGGGCAACGGCGACCTGCGCGGCGCCAAGCACTACTTCGCCCGCGCCGGCGAGCGGCCGGCGGCGATGATCGCCGTGGACGGCGCCGGCGACGAGCGGATCATCCACCGCGCGCTCGGCGCGCGCCGCTTCCGCGTGACGTTCCGCGGGCCGGGCGGCCACAGCTGGTCGGCGTTCGGCGCCCCCAACGCCATTCACGCGGCCGCCGGCGCCACGGCGCGGCTCTCGGCCATTCGCCTGCCCGCCGATCCCCGCACCACGCTCAGCGTGGGACGCATCGGCGGCGGCATCTCCGTGAATTCCATTCCCGACCACGCGTGGCTCGAACTCGACGTGCGCTCGACCGACGGCCGCCAGCTGGACCACACGGAAGCCGAGGTCCACCGCGCCATCGCCGCCGCCGTGGACGAGGAGAACCACCGCCGCGCCCACGACACGCCGGCGCTCTCCGTGCACGTCACCCGCATCGGCGACCGGCCCGCCGGCGAGACTCCCGCCGATGACCCGCTGGTCCATGCCGCGCAAGCCATGACGAAGCTGGTGGGACGCGACCCCGAGCTGGCCATCGCGTCCACCGACGCCAACGTGCCCATCGGGCTCGGCATTCCCGCCATCGCCATCGGCGCCGGCGGAAAGGGCGGCGACGCGCACTCCACCACCGAATGGTTCGAGAATGCGCACGGGACGCGCGGCATCGCTCGCGCCCTCGCCATCGTGGTCGCCGCGGCGCAGTCGCCGCCGGACTGATCAGCCCGAGACCGACGTGGGCTCGATGCGCTCGAACGCGCGGCCGAGCAGTTGCACGACGCCCTGCAGCTCGAACGCGAGCGCGACGCTGCCGGCGAGCAACGCCACCAGCAGGCCGGCCGCCCCCGTGGCGCCGAGTTCGTACACCGACACGAAGCCGATCGCCGCCGGTACCACCAGCAGCACCGCCAGCTGGATCAGATAGAAACCCATCAGCAGGATCATCTGCCCCATCATCTCCACGCCGCCCGCCACCACCGTGCCCAGCCGCGCCCACCCGGGAAACAGGATCGGCGCGCCGTTCTGGATCGTCACGCTCGCGGCGTTGAACGCGAGCAGCACCGGCAGCGCGCCCACGGTGAGCGCCCACCGCACCGGCAGCGGCCCCCATTCGAGATGCGCCACGTGCGCCGCGCCCGCCGCCGCGGCCAGCGCCAGCGCCTGAACCACAGCCAGCGGGATCGACACGCTCAGCACCTCGGCGGCCACGATCGTCGCGCCGCGGAACGGCAGCGTCTTCAACTCCGCCAGATGCTGCAGATCCTGCCGCAGATCGCCGCGCAGCATCATCGGGCCCATCAGGAGCAGCACGGCGGTCAGCACCAGCGCGCCGAACGCGAGCCCCGCGGCCACGCCGCCCAGCTTGGGGCCGGCCAACGTGCCGACCACCGCGGCGAGCAGCAGGGGCGAGATGAACTGCCGGAACTGCATCGTGCGCCGCAGGCAGACGATGTTCTTCCACACGATGGCCACGGCGGGCCAACCCGTCGGGGCCAGCGGGAGTCCGCGTGAGCCGGCGGCCGCGGCGGCCGGCCTGGCCGCGGCGCTCGGTTTCGCCGTGGCGAATGCCGGGCGGTTGTGCAGCGCGGCGACGCGCCGCGCCCGCTCGCTCGTGGCCGTGAGCGCCGCCTCCTCGAATGCCGTGTCGGTGCGCATCACCCACACCACGTGCACGAGCAGCACGAGCAGCGCGCCGGGCAGCACACGCAGCCACTCGGCCACCGACGCGGCCGACGCGGCCGACGCCGGCGCGACGATCGCGTTGATGGGCCAGAGCACCAGGCTTGCCGGCTGCCGCGCCAGCGCCGCCGACAGCGCCTCCGCGGTGGCGCGCGCACCGTCGGCGGCCCGCCACGTCCCGGCGCTCGTCACCACATTGAACGTCACGGCCGCGATAGCCGCCACGAACACGGCGATGGAGGCGGCGTGGCGCCGCGCGCCCGGCATGCCATGCTGCGCCCACGATTCCCGCACCAACGCCGCGCCCAGGCGGTGCAGATACCCCACCGTGAACAGCAGCCACAGTCCCATCGCGCGCAGCATGAACGGAAGCGCCGACCCATTCTGGCGCAGAATCAACATCCAGATCAGCGTATTCAGGATCACCACGAACTGCGCGCGCGCGAG contains the following coding sequences:
- a CDS encoding copper resistance protein CopC, giving the protein MARRRTRVGASVAIATLAMLMSAAPLFAHAHLRRSTPRAGASLAAPPTVIDLWFTEAPELALSGVTLSDSAGTPVALGALGADPHDRLAVHVPIIGAMPAGRYTVRWHAVASDGHPSGGSFTFAIAQPAPAGVGRMSPTPSDMAGMVRAPATAAPPADAGVLAPADVAVRWLWFTATLVVIGVIMFRLAVLDGARVGAESTARIAQRLAVLGALAAAALLAVAWLRLAQQQDLLAGDGAGAIPTLNTVVRHTAWGRAWLLGLASATGALLALGFAARRDTRPAWAAALVAGVGLALAPAFGGHAAASAQFTIAAVADDAVHVFAAASWLGGLCCLAVVAMPVLVHSPAADRWTTVASTVNAFSPVALGGAVLVALSGGVSAWLRVRTVHALFTSRYGHVLELKLALVLLTVGVGAYNWRRARPALGTEAATARLRRSAATELALALAVLVVTAVLVAMDLPAS
- a CDS encoding MFS transporter, with amino-acid sequence MPPAPESPRRLGRNVVALGLVSFFTDVSSEMIYPLLPLFLTMTLGASAAFVGAIEGTAESISALLKLASGWWSDRVRARKPFVLVGYVIASITRPLIAIAQSATQVLAIRVGDRVGKGLRNSPRDALIADSVDPSIRGRAFGFQRAWDNAGAMVGPLVAFGLLQWEGLTMRHVFWLALVPGAIAVGVVIWGVREVPKRVAPSGTPLDLSQPMGGRFWAFMAVIFVFTLGNSTDAFLLLRARQLGVPIALMPIIWALLNGVKTVTNTPGGALSDRIGRKPTLVIGWLFYAAVYFSFAHASQQWHAWALFAVYGLYFGFSEGAERALVSDVVPAERRGTAFGWYNLAVGLGALPASLIFGEIWDRVGPGAAFTLGASLALAAAVGIVLVAPGPRRAA
- a CDS encoding M20/M25/M40 family metallo-hydrolase: MPRSSNRHAQTFAALAPLRERLAARDDDVMRTQVTVAEVPAPTGDEGARAAWLRDRFAALGLAGVRIDEAGNVIGRRPGRRDDRPVVVCAHLDTVFPRETVLTVRREGRRFFGPGITDNGRGLAAMLAIAECLDPRHIPLEHPVEFLGSTGEEGNGDLRGAKHYFARAGERPAAMIAVDGAGDERIIHRALGARRFRVTFRGPGGHSWSAFGAPNAIHAAAGATARLSAIRLPADPRTTLSVGRIGGGISVNSIPDHAWLELDVRSTDGRQLDHTEAEVHRAIAAAVDEENHRRAHDTPALSVHVTRIGDRPAGETPADDPLVHAAQAMTKLVGRDPELAIASTDANVPIGLGIPAIAIGAGGKGGDAHSTTEWFENAHGTRGIARALAIVVAAAQSPPD
- a CDS encoding putative ABC exporter domain-containing protein, with translation MGAVGALVYLTWTSLRNRVAFQVRRSRNPRYALALVIGVAYFWFVFGRHAGRAHGQSTLDLGGAAHLVVVGALFAGAVAVWLFGGDRTALAFSQAEAMFLFPAPLSRRQLVGYKLARAQFVVILNTLIWMLILRQNGSALPFMLRAMGLWLLFTVGYLHRLGAALVRESWAQHGMPGARRHAASIAVFVAAIAAVTFNVVTSAGTWRAADGARATAEALSAALARQPASLVLWPINAIVAPASAASAASVAEWLRVLPGALLVLLVHVVWVMRTDTAFEEAALTATSERARRVAALHNRPAFATAKPSAAARPAAAAAGSRGLPLAPTGWPAVAIVWKNIVCLRRTMQFRQFISPLLLAAVVGTLAGPKLGGVAAGLAFGALVLTAVLLLMGPMMLRGDLRQDLQHLAELKTLPFRGATIVAAEVLSVSIPLAVVQALALAAAAGAAHVAHLEWGPLPVRWALTVGALPVLLAFNAASVTIQNGAPILFPGWARLGTVVAGGVEMMGQMILLMGFYLIQLAVLLVVPAAIGFVSVYELGATGAAGLLVALLAGSVALAFELQGVVQLLGRAFERIEPTSVSG